The stretch of DNA GTACTACACCGCCAGATGTTTGTCACAGCTAGAGCACCTCTTGAGGGTATGAGTGGAATCGGTCGGCCCAAGGGTTTGAGTTTTTAGGAGTTCTCCTGTCAGTTTGGAACCGAGGAGAAGTGTGGTGAAGCGCTCTTCGCAAAGCGTTGGCCAGATGGATTCGTCTGCCCCACGTGCAAAACATTAGGTCATTGCTACCGTCGTTCCCTCAAACAGATCCAGTGCTTATCGTGTCGACACATCACCTCCCTCACGGCTGGCACCATCATGCACCGAACCCGTCTCACACTTCGCCATTGGTTCATGGCCATGTACCTTGATTCTGAATCAAAGCGAGGAATCAGCGCAGTAGAGCTAGCAAAGAAGATCGGTGTCCGGTACACAACTCACGTGGTACGTGCTGGCTAGATTGCGTTCTGCGATGTCCCAACGTGAGAGTAGGTACCTGTGAGACGGGATCGTCGATGTCGATGACCTGTTTGTCGGTGGTGTTGTCCCAGGCAGACCAGGCCGTTCAACCAAGAAGGTTCCCTGCCTTATCGGTGTCACATGGATGAGAAGTTACATCCAAGGTTCATGGCGGTCACCCCTGTGGATGGCTGGGACCAAGACGAGATCGGTCAAAGAGTCCTCACTATGGTGGATAAGCAGGCAATCGTTGAGACCGATGGTATGGGAGGCTTGAACGCCCTGGGTCACTTGGGCTATCAGCATCTGCGTACGATCTCAGCACACCTCGGCGAGGATGAGCACTTCTCCCCAGTCCTACACACCCAGATTTCCAATCTCAAGACAGTACTTCAAGGGACCTTTCACCGCTCACCGTCTCGTGAGCACCTTGGCTCCTACCTAGATGCGATCTGTTTCCGGTTCAATCGACGCAATGTGAGGACCGGCGTCATGGATCGTCTCATCAACGCGGTTGCGTTGAGTTCACCAGCGCTACTCAC from Ferrimicrobium sp. encodes:
- a CDS encoding transposase, with translation MDEKLHPRFMAVTPVDGWDQDEIGQRVLTMVDKQAIVETDGMGGLNALGHLGYQHLRTISAHLGEDEHFSPVLHTQISNLKTVLQGTFHRSPSREHLGSYLDAICFRFNRRNVRTGVMDRLINAVALSSPALLTSTYPCQSHPIRTSNVSAYSLSGAPIPSHA